The Arachis hypogaea cultivar Tifrunner chromosome 14, arahy.Tifrunner.gnm2.J5K5, whole genome shotgun sequence genome has a segment encoding these proteins:
- the LOC112740921 gene encoding DNA topoisomerase 3-beta isoform X1, which translates to MAPPKVLMVAEKPSIAVSIASVLSRGKMFTRRVSTEVHEFDGVFFGSPAQFKVTSVIGHVFSVDFPPKYQDWAATDPLDLFEAQIVKNESNPKAHICRHLNQEARGCRYLVLWLDCDREGENICFEVIQSTGFNIKDTYRARFSAVTEKDVMKALDNLSTPNRDEALAVDARQEIDLKVGVAFTRYQTSYFQGKYGNLDSRVISYGPCQTPTLGFCVQRYLQINTFKPEKFWSLHPYIIFQGYEIQLEWQRGRLFDKTVAMMFQKLVAEDGFLEVTEISEKQETKGRPVGLNTVNLLKVASSALGFGPHMAMQIAERLYTQGYISYPRTESTAYPPSFDFRGTLSAQANSPTWGSYVQGLLANGYHKPRSGTDVGDHPPITPMKSVTEDTLGSDAWKLYQYICQHFIGTVSPDCKYLRRKVEFSIGGESFHCTGHQVIAKGFTAIMPWLAINDKNIPSFTKGQKIEVSKLELYEGTTSPPDYLTESELISLMEKHGIGTDASIPVHINNICERNYVQVQASRRLVPTTLGITLVRGYQSIDPDLCLPDIRSFIEQQITLIAKGQADHHCVVQHVIQQFKQKFSYFVKKIEDMDALFEAQFSALTDSGRAMSKCGKCLRYMKYISAQPTRLYCGTCEEVYYLPPMGTIKLYKELSCPLDNFELLVCSMPGPEGKAFPLCPYCYSNPPFEGIESLINTVKNGPSGKIGKGAGMPCTLCPHPTCPNSLVSQGVCACPECSGTLVLDPLSAPKWRLCCNKCNCLVFLAQGAHRISTTKERCPECDSSVVEVDFNKKTTPLEDGSTLHRGCILCDELLHSLVEMKHGRGFRRMGSRGGRGRGGGRRGGYRGRGRGKMVDPKMSFRDF; encoded by the exons ATGGCCCCTCCCAAAGTTCTAATG GTTGCAGAGAAGCCTAGCATCGCTGTCTCTATTGCCTCTGTTCTCTCGCGCGGCAAG ATGTTTACAAGGAGGGTCAGCACTGAAGTACATGAATTTGATGGGGTGTTTTTTGGATCTCCTGCGCAGTTTAAAGTGACATCAGTCATTGGACATGTTTTCAG TGTAGATTTTCCTCCCAAATATCAAGATTGGGCAGCCACAGATCCATTAGATCTTTTTGAAGCTCAGATTGTAAAGAATGAATCAAACCCAAAG GCTCACATTTGTAGACACTTAAATCAAGAAGCTCGTGGGTGCCGTTATTTGGTATTGTGGTTAGATTGTGATCGTGAAGGAGAAAACATATGTTTCGAGG TTATACAATCAACTGGTTTCAACATAAAAGACACTTATCGTGCACGGTTTTCAGCTGTTACTGAGAAAGATGTTATGAAAGCTCTAGACAACCTTTCTACGCCCAATAGAGATGAGGCATTGGCTGTTGATGCTAGGCAAGAGATAGATTTAAAGGTTGGGGTTGCTTTTACTCGATATCAGACGAGTTATTTCCAGGGAAAATATGGGAACCTAGATTCCAGGGTCATCTC TTATGGACCATGTCAAACGCCTACCTTAGGCTTTTGTGTGCAGAGGTATCTGCAAATAAATACTTTCAAGCCAGAAAAGTTTTGGAGTTTGCACCCGTACATAATTTTCCAAGGATATGAAATTCAGTTAGAATGGCAACGTGGCAGATTATTTGACAAAACT GTTGCTATGATGTTTCAGAAATTGGTTGCagaagatggatttttagaagtTACTGAAATATCAGAAAAGCAGGAAACTAAAGGTCGTCCTGTTGGTCTAAATACTGTGAATCTTCTGAAG GTTGCTTCAAGTGCTCTTGGATTTGGTCCTCACATGGCTATGCAAATAGCTGAGCGATTGTATACTCAAGGATACATCAG CTATCCTCGCACAGAAAGCACAGCATACCCTCCTTCATTTGATTTTCGTGGTACACTCTCTGCACAGGCAAATAGTCCTACATGGGGTAGTTATGTACAAGGGCTACTCGCCAATGGTTATCACAAACCTCGATCTGGAACAGATGTCGGTGATCATCCTCCCATTACTCCAATGAAATCAGTAACAGAAGATACCCTGGGAAGTGATGCTTGGAAGCTATACCAATACATCTGCCAACACTTCATAGGGACAGTCTCTCCAGACTGCAAGTATTTAAg GAGAAAGGTTGAGTTTTCAATTGGTGGAGAGTCCTTTCATTGTACAGGACATCAAGTCATTGCCAAAGGATTTACTGCAATAATGCCTTGGCTGGccataaatgataaaaatattccTTCATTTACAAAAGGGCAGAAGATAGAAGTGTCAAAACTTGAACTATATGAG GGGACTACCTCACCTCCAGATTATCTTACTGAAAGTGAGTTGATCTCCCTGATGGAGAAGCATGGAATAGGAACGGATGCGTCTATTCCTGTACATATTAACAACATATGTGAGAGGAACTATGTGCAG GTACAAGCAAGTAGGAGGCTTGTCCCAACTACACTAGGTATAACTTTAGTGAGGGGTTATCAATCAATTGATCCAGACCTCTGCCTTCCTGATATTCGTAGCTTCATTGAGCAACAAATAACTCTTATTGCTAAGGGTCAGGCAGATCATCATTGTGTAGTGCAGCATGTTATACAACAATTCAAGCAGAAGTTCAGTTACTTCGTCAAGAAG ATTGAAGATATGGATGCATTATTTGAAGCACAATTTTCTGCCCTTACTGATTCAGGACGCGCTATGAGTAAATGTGGTAAATGCTTGCGGTATATGAAGTACATTTCTGCTCAGCCAACACGTTTGTATTGTGGTACATGTGAGGAGGTTTATTATCTTCCACCGATGGGCACAATCAAG CTGTACAAGGAACTGTCTTGTCCACTAGATAATTTTGAGCTTCTGGTCTGCTCCATGCCGGGTCCTGAGGGTAAAGCATTCCCACTATGCCCATACTGCTATAGTAATCCTCCGTTCGAAGGGATCGAATCACTTATTAATACAGTGAAAAATGGTCCTTCTGGCAAGATTGGCAAGGGAGCTGGCATGCCATGCACCTTATGCCCTCATCCAACTTGCCCGAATTCTCTGGTTTCCCAGGGTGTATGTGCTTGTCCAGAGTGCAGTGGAACGCTTGTTTTGGACCCGTTAAGCGCTCCCAAGTGGCGACTTTGTTGCAACAAGTGCAACTGCCTTGTTTTTCTTGCACAAGGGGCTCACAGAATCTCAACTACTAAAGAACGATGCCCTGAGTGTGACTCTTCAGTCGTAGAAGTCGACTTCAACAAGAAGACAACTCCACTGGAAGACGGATCCACCTTACACCGTGGTTGCATTCTTTGTGATGAGTTGCTTCATTCCCTTGTAGAGATGAAACATGGGAGAGGCTTCAGACGTATGGGTTCACGGGGTGGAAGAGGACGagggggaggaagaagaggcggTTATAGGGGTAGAGGACGCGGAAAAATGGTGGATCCAAAAATGAGTTTTCGAGATTTCTAA
- the LOC112740921 gene encoding DNA topoisomerase 3-beta isoform X2, with product MFSDFPPKYQDWAATDPLDLFEAQIVKNESNPKAHICRHLNQEARGCRYLVLWLDCDREGENICFEVIQSTGFNIKDTYRARFSAVTEKDVMKALDNLSTPNRDEALAVDARQEIDLKVGVAFTRYQTSYFQGKYGNLDSRVISYGPCQTPTLGFCVQRYLQINTFKPEKFWSLHPYIIFQGYEIQLEWQRGRLFDKTVAMMFQKLVAEDGFLEVTEISEKQETKGRPVGLNTVNLLKVASSALGFGPHMAMQIAERLYTQGYISYPRTESTAYPPSFDFRGTLSAQANSPTWGSYVQGLLANGYHKPRSGTDVGDHPPITPMKSVTEDTLGSDAWKLYQYICQHFIGTVSPDCKYLRRKVEFSIGGESFHCTGHQVIAKGFTAIMPWLAINDKNIPSFTKGQKIEVSKLELYEGTTSPPDYLTESELISLMEKHGIGTDASIPVHINNICERNYVQVQASRRLVPTTLGITLVRGYQSIDPDLCLPDIRSFIEQQITLIAKGQADHHCVVQHVIQQFKQKFSYFVKKIEDMDALFEAQFSALTDSGRAMSKCGKCLRYMKYISAQPTRLYCGTCEEVYYLPPMGTIKLYKELSCPLDNFELLVCSMPGPEGKAFPLCPYCYSNPPFEGIESLINTVKNGPSGKIGKGAGMPCTLCPHPTCPNSLVSQGVCACPECSGTLVLDPLSAPKWRLCCNKCNCLVFLAQGAHRISTTKERCPECDSSVVEVDFNKKTTPLEDGSTLHRGCILCDELLHSLVEMKHGRGFRRMGSRGGRGRGGGRRGGYRGRGRGKMVDPKMSFRDF from the exons ATGTTTTCAG ATTTTCCTCCCAAATATCAAGATTGGGCAGCCACAGATCCATTAGATCTTTTTGAAGCTCAGATTGTAAAGAATGAATCAAACCCAAAG GCTCACATTTGTAGACACTTAAATCAAGAAGCTCGTGGGTGCCGTTATTTGGTATTGTGGTTAGATTGTGATCGTGAAGGAGAAAACATATGTTTCGAGG TTATACAATCAACTGGTTTCAACATAAAAGACACTTATCGTGCACGGTTTTCAGCTGTTACTGAGAAAGATGTTATGAAAGCTCTAGACAACCTTTCTACGCCCAATAGAGATGAGGCATTGGCTGTTGATGCTAGGCAAGAGATAGATTTAAAGGTTGGGGTTGCTTTTACTCGATATCAGACGAGTTATTTCCAGGGAAAATATGGGAACCTAGATTCCAGGGTCATCTC TTATGGACCATGTCAAACGCCTACCTTAGGCTTTTGTGTGCAGAGGTATCTGCAAATAAATACTTTCAAGCCAGAAAAGTTTTGGAGTTTGCACCCGTACATAATTTTCCAAGGATATGAAATTCAGTTAGAATGGCAACGTGGCAGATTATTTGACAAAACT GTTGCTATGATGTTTCAGAAATTGGTTGCagaagatggatttttagaagtTACTGAAATATCAGAAAAGCAGGAAACTAAAGGTCGTCCTGTTGGTCTAAATACTGTGAATCTTCTGAAG GTTGCTTCAAGTGCTCTTGGATTTGGTCCTCACATGGCTATGCAAATAGCTGAGCGATTGTATACTCAAGGATACATCAG CTATCCTCGCACAGAAAGCACAGCATACCCTCCTTCATTTGATTTTCGTGGTACACTCTCTGCACAGGCAAATAGTCCTACATGGGGTAGTTATGTACAAGGGCTACTCGCCAATGGTTATCACAAACCTCGATCTGGAACAGATGTCGGTGATCATCCTCCCATTACTCCAATGAAATCAGTAACAGAAGATACCCTGGGAAGTGATGCTTGGAAGCTATACCAATACATCTGCCAACACTTCATAGGGACAGTCTCTCCAGACTGCAAGTATTTAAg GAGAAAGGTTGAGTTTTCAATTGGTGGAGAGTCCTTTCATTGTACAGGACATCAAGTCATTGCCAAAGGATTTACTGCAATAATGCCTTGGCTGGccataaatgataaaaatattccTTCATTTACAAAAGGGCAGAAGATAGAAGTGTCAAAACTTGAACTATATGAG GGGACTACCTCACCTCCAGATTATCTTACTGAAAGTGAGTTGATCTCCCTGATGGAGAAGCATGGAATAGGAACGGATGCGTCTATTCCTGTACATATTAACAACATATGTGAGAGGAACTATGTGCAG GTACAAGCAAGTAGGAGGCTTGTCCCAACTACACTAGGTATAACTTTAGTGAGGGGTTATCAATCAATTGATCCAGACCTCTGCCTTCCTGATATTCGTAGCTTCATTGAGCAACAAATAACTCTTATTGCTAAGGGTCAGGCAGATCATCATTGTGTAGTGCAGCATGTTATACAACAATTCAAGCAGAAGTTCAGTTACTTCGTCAAGAAG ATTGAAGATATGGATGCATTATTTGAAGCACAATTTTCTGCCCTTACTGATTCAGGACGCGCTATGAGTAAATGTGGTAAATGCTTGCGGTATATGAAGTACATTTCTGCTCAGCCAACACGTTTGTATTGTGGTACATGTGAGGAGGTTTATTATCTTCCACCGATGGGCACAATCAAG CTGTACAAGGAACTGTCTTGTCCACTAGATAATTTTGAGCTTCTGGTCTGCTCCATGCCGGGTCCTGAGGGTAAAGCATTCCCACTATGCCCATACTGCTATAGTAATCCTCCGTTCGAAGGGATCGAATCACTTATTAATACAGTGAAAAATGGTCCTTCTGGCAAGATTGGCAAGGGAGCTGGCATGCCATGCACCTTATGCCCTCATCCAACTTGCCCGAATTCTCTGGTTTCCCAGGGTGTATGTGCTTGTCCAGAGTGCAGTGGAACGCTTGTTTTGGACCCGTTAAGCGCTCCCAAGTGGCGACTTTGTTGCAACAAGTGCAACTGCCTTGTTTTTCTTGCACAAGGGGCTCACAGAATCTCAACTACTAAAGAACGATGCCCTGAGTGTGACTCTTCAGTCGTAGAAGTCGACTTCAACAAGAAGACAACTCCACTGGAAGACGGATCCACCTTACACCGTGGTTGCATTCTTTGTGATGAGTTGCTTCATTCCCTTGTAGAGATGAAACATGGGAGAGGCTTCAGACGTATGGGTTCACGGGGTGGAAGAGGACGagggggaggaagaagaggcggTTATAGGGGTAGAGGACGCGGAAAAATGGTGGATCCAAAAATGAGTTTTCGAGATTTCTAA
- the LOC112740923 gene encoding uncharacterized protein translates to MSYCCAFADTNVYLLSNNGFLGGSSSVKVKILTNGSSLNQKKLGRRQVGLHAFGTKSAHEVVVENRKRKTGVSSEEVIGVLKSISDPNSALSYFKMVAQLPNILHTTEACNYMLELLRAHMRIQDMVFVFDVMQKQVINRNLNTYLTIFKALSVKGGIRQAPFALGKMREAGFILNAYSYNGLIHLLLQPGFCREALEIYRRMISEGLQPSMKTYSALMVALGKKRDTRTIMDLLEEMKTLGLRPNMYTYTICIRALGRVGKIDDACVILREMDDEGCGPDVVTYTVLIDALCNAGKLDKAEELYTKMRESHHKPDRITYTTLIDKFSNCGNLDMVKRFWREMEADGYEPDVVSYTTFIDALCKSGSIDQAFAMLETMKMKGTFPNLHTYNTLISGLLKRKRLNEALELFDNMESLGVEPTAYSYVLFIDYYGKSGDPGKALETFETMKKRGIAPSIVACNVSLYSLAEMGRIREANDIFNDLYNCGLSPDSVTYNMMMKCYSKAGQIDKAIELLDEMISNGCEPDIIMVNSLIYMLYKADRVDEAWEMFGRLKDLKLAPTVVTYNTLLAGLGKEGKVEKVLELFGSMTESGCPPNTITFNTLLDCLCKNDAVDLALKMLCRMTMMNCSHDVLTYNAIIYGLIKEDRVSYAFWFFHQMKKSLYPDLVTLCTLLPGVVRYGMIEDAIKIVMEFVYQAGLEKGKQSLEELMESILVEAKIEDAILFAERLVSASGFQDDCVILPLIKALCKRNKILDAQKLFDKFTKTLGVRPTIESYNCLMDGVLGSYMTEKAWDLFVEMKDAGCPPNIFTYNLLLDAHGKSGRIDELLELFNELQSRGCQPNAITHNIIISALVKSNSINKALDLYYELISGDFSPTPCTYGPLIDGLLKSGRFEEAMKIFEEMLDYQCKPNSAIFNILINGFGKAGKIDVACDMFKRMVKEGIRPDLKSYTILVECLCLAGRVDDAVYYFEELKSTGLDPDRVSYNLMINGLGRSRRLDNALSLFDEMKCRGISPDLYTYNALILHLGIIGEVDLAGKMYEELQARGLEPNVFTYNALIRGHSLSGNKDRAFNVYKKMMVQGCSPNRQTFAQLPNKC, encoded by the coding sequence ATGTCATATTGCTGTGCCTTCGCTGACACCAATGTCTATCTTCTGAGCAATAATGGGTTCTTGGGTGGAAGCAGTTCTGTGAAAGTGAAGATTTTGACTAATGGCTCTTCGCTAAATCAGAAGAAACTTGGAAGAAGACAAGTGGGTCTtcatgcctttggcacaaaaaGTGCACACGAGGTGGTTGTGGAAAATCGCAAGAGAAAAACGGGAGTGTCCTCTGAAGAAGTTATTGGAGTTCTGAAGTCTATTTCGGATCCAAATTCTGCTCTTTCCTACTTCAAGATGGTTGCTCAGTTGCCGAATATTTTGCATACCACTGAAGCATGCAATTACATGCTTGAGTTGTTGAGGGCTCACATGAGGATTCAGGATATGGTCTTTGTCTTTGATGTAATGCAAAAGCAAGTTATTAATCGAAATTTGAATACGTATCTCACTATATTTAAGGCTCTTTCAGTTAAAGGTGGGATTCGGCAGGCGCCATTTGCACTTGGAAAGATGAGGGAAGCTGGTTTCATCCTGAATGCTTATTCATATAATGGGCTGATCCATTTACTACTCCAACCTGGGTTTTGTAGAGAGGCTTTGGAGATTTATAGAAGAATGATCTCGGAAGGGCTTCAGCCTAGTATGAAGACATACTCAGCACTGATGGTAGCACTGGGGAAGAAAAGGGATACCAGAACCATTATGGATTTGTTGGAAGAGATGAAAACTTTGGGATTGAGGCCAAATATGTACACATATACCATATGCATTAGAGCACTTGGTAGGGTAGGGAAAATTGATGATGCCTGTGTGATTTTAAGGGAAATGGATGATGAAGGATGCGGGCCTGATGTTGTCACATATACAGTTCTGATTGATGCTCTTTGTAATGCGGGGAAGCTTGATAAGGCCGAGGAATTATATACAAAGATGAGAGAGAGCCATCACAAACCTGATCGGATAACATATACTACTTTGATCGACAAGTTTAGTAACTGTGGCAACTTGGATATGGTGAAAAGATTCTGGAGGGAGATGGAAGCTGATGGTTATGAACCTGACGTGGTTTCCTACACAACATTCATTGATGCTTTATGCAAATCTGGGAGCATTGATCAGGCCTTTGCTATGTTAGAAACGATGAAGATGAAAGGAACTTTTCCAAATCTTCATACTTACAACACTTTGATCTCTGGACTTTTGAAGAGGAAAAGATTAAATGAGGCATTAGAACTTTTCGATAATATGGAATCTTTGGGCGTTGAACCTACTGCTTATTCATATGTTCTGTTCATCGACTATTATGGAAAGTCCGGTGATCCAGGAAAAGCTCTTGAGACCTTTGAAACGATGAAAAAGAGAGGAATTGCGCCTAGTATAGTAGCATGTAATGTATCTTTATATAGTCTTGCAGAAATGGGTAGGATCAGAGAAGCAAATGATATATTCAACGATCTTTACAACTGCGGACTTTCACCAGATTCAGTAACCTATAATATGATGATGAAGTGCTATAGCAAAGCAGGGCAAATAGACAAAGCCATAGAGCTTTTGGATGAGATGATAAGCAATGGGTGTGAACCAGATATAATTATGGTTAATTCGTTAATTTATATGCTTTACAAGGCTGATCGAGTTGATGAGGCATGGGAAATGTTTGGGAGACTGAAGGATTTGAAGCTGGCTCCGACGGTAGTGACATACAATACTCTACTTGCTGGCTTGGGGAAAGAAGGAAAAGTCGAAAAGGTTCTTGAACTGTTTGGGAGTATGACAGAGTCTGGATGTCCTCCAAACACAATAACTTTCAACACACTCCTTGATTGTCTTTGCAAGAACGACGCAGTTGATTTGGCATTGAAAATGCTATGCAGAATGACGATGATGAACTGTAGTCATGATGTTCTGACTTATAACGCCATCATCTATGGGTTGATCAAAGAAGACAGAGTTAGTTATGCATTCTGGTTTTTCCATCAGATGAAGAAATCTCTCTACCCTGATCTTGTAACTTTGTGCACCCTCCTTCCTGGTGTTGTACGGTATGGAATGATAGAGGATGCTATCAAGATTGTCATGGAATTTGTTTATCAGGCAGGTTTAGAGAAAGGCAAACAATCCTTGGAAGAACTAATGGAATCCATTTTAGTTGAAGCGAAAATTGAAGATGCCATTCTATTTGCCGAAAGATTGGTAAGTGCTTCTGGTTTCCAGGATGACTGTGTAATATTACCTCTAATTAAAGCCTTGTGTAAGCGGAACAAGATCCTTGATGCTCAAAAATTATTTGATAAGTTCACCAAAACTTTGGGAGTTCGCCCAACCATTGAATCATATAATTGCTTGATGGATGGGGTTCTTGGATCTTATATGACCGAAAAAGCTTGGGATCTTTTTGTGGAGATGAAGGATGCAGGTTGTCCTCCAAATATTTTCACGTATAACTTGCTGCTCGATGCTCATGGTAAATCTGGGAGGATTGATGAACTCCTTGAACTTTTCAATGAGCTGCAGAGTAGGGGATGCCAGCCTAATGCCATAACCCATAACATTATCATCTCTGCGCTTGTGAAATCTAATAGCATCAATAAGGCATTAGATTTGTATTATGAGCTCATAAGTGGTGATTTCTCTCCCACTCCCTGCACTTATGGACCTCTTATAGATGGACTTTTAAAGAGCGGGAGATTTGAGGAAGCAATGAAGATCTTTGAGGAGATGTTAGACTATCAATGCAAGCCAAACAGTGCTATCTTCAATATTCTCATCAATGGATTTGGGAAAGCTGGAAAAATTGATGTTGCTTGTGATATGTTCAAGAGGATGGTTAAAGAGGGAATAAGGCCAGACCTGAAGTCTTACACAATTCTTGTAGAGTGCCTATGCTTGGCCGGAAGAGTCGACGACGCCGTGTACTACTTTGAGGAACTAAAGTCAACTGGCCTTGATCCTGATAGAGTTTCGTACAATCTTATGATCAATGGGCTCGGAAGATCACGCAGGTTGGACAATGCTCTTTCTCTTTTCGACGAAATGAAGTGTAGGGGAATTTCTCCTGATCTTTACACTTACAATGCATTGATTCTCCATCTTGGGATCATTGGAGAGGTGGACCTAGCCGGAAAGATGTACGAGGAACTGCAAGCAAGGGGTCTGGAACCTAATGTCTTCACTTATAATGCTCTCATTCGAGGGCATAGTTTGTCGGGAAACAAAGACAGAGCTTTCAATGTCTACAAGAAGATGATGGTACAGGGGTGCAGCCCCAACAGACAAACCTTTGCTCAACTTCCTAATAAATGCTGA
- the LOC112740925 gene encoding 15-cis-phytoene desaturase, chloroplastic/chromoplastic, whose protein sequence is MATCISAVNLNYQIAPRTVSKFSSATSSDQTASFSLGASESMGPSLRLALTRAAKSTTTTTTRLLRKKHGSLPLRVFCVDYPRPELENTVNFLEAAFLSSTFRDSPRPAKPLKVVVAGAGLAGLSTAKYLADAGHKPVLLEARDVLGGKVAAWQDEDGDWYETGLHIFFGAYPNVQNLFGELGINDRLQWKEHSMIFAMPSKPGEFSRFDFPEALPAPLNGILAILRNNEMLTWPEKVKFAIGLLPAMLGGQSYVEAQDGLSVKDWMRKQGVPDRVTDEVFIAMSKALNFINPDELSMQCILIALNRFLQEKHGSKMAFLDGNPPERLCMPIVDHIQSLGGEVHLNSRIQKIDLNDDGTVKSFLLNNGKVIEGDAYVFATPVDILKLLVPNNWKEIPYFQRLEKLVGVPVINVHIWFDRKLKNTYDHLLFSRSPLLSVYADMSVTCKEYYNPNQSMLELVFAPAEEWVSRSDEDIIAATMSELAKLFPDEICADQTKAKIVKYHVVKTPRSVYKTVPNCEPCRPIQRSPIEGFYLAGDYTKQKYLASMEGAVLSGKLCAQAIVQDSELLAARSQKAVAQASVI, encoded by the exons ATGGCCACGTGTATATCTGCTGTGAACTTGAATTACCAAATTGCCCCAAGAACCGTTTCGAAATTCAGTTCTGCGACGAGCTCGGACCAAACGGCGTCGTTTTCGCTTGGCGCGAGCGAGTCGATGGGACCGAGTCTCAGACTCGCTTTGACTCGTGCTGCTAagagcaccaccaccaccaccactaggTTGTTGAGGAAGAAGCATGGCTCTCTTCCGTTGCGAGTGTTTTGCGTCGATTACCCTCGGCCGGAGCTTGAGAACACCGTGAATTTCCTCGAAGCAGCGTTCTTGTCTTCGACTTTTCGTGATTCACCACGACCAGCGAAACCGTTGAAGGTCGTTGTTGCTGGAGCAG GATTGGCTGGTTTATCGACTGCAAAATATTTGGCAGATGCTGGTCACAAGCCTGTATTACTGGAGGCAAGAGATGTTCTAGGTGGAAAG GTTGCTGCATGGCAAGATGAAGATGGAGACTGGTATGAGACAGGCCTGCATATATTCT TTGGGGCATACCCTAATGTGCAGAATCTATTTGGAGAACTTGGTATTAATGATCGGTTACAATGGAAGGAACATTCTATGATTTTTGCAATGCCAAGTAAACCTGGAGAATTTAGTCGATTTGATTTTCCTGAAGCCCTACCAGCTCCACTAAATG GAATATTGGCAATATTGAGGAACAATGAGATGCTTACTTGGCCAGAAAAAGTCAAGTTTGCAATTGGGCTTCTGCCAGCTATGCTTGGTGGTCAGTCTTATGTTGAAGCTCAAGATGGCCTTTCTGTTAAAGATTGGATGAGAAAGCAG GGTGTACCTGATCGAGTAACTGATGAGGTGTTCATAGCCATGTCAAAGGCACTAAATTTCATCAACCCGGATGAACTTTCAATGCAATGTATATTGATTGCCTTAAACCGATTTCTTCAG GAAAAGCATGGTTCTAAAATGGCCTTTTTGGATGGTAATCCCCCTGAAAGACTTTGTATGCCTATTGTTGATCATATTCAATCCTTGGGTGGTGAAGTTCATCTAAATTCTCGCATTCAAAAGATCGATCTAAATGATGATGGCACTGTGAAGAGCTTCTTGCTAAATAATGGGAAGGTGATTGAAGGGGATGCTTATGTGTTTGCAACTCCAG TTGATATTCTGAAGCTTCTTGTGCCTAACAATTGGAAAGAGATTCCATATTTCCAAAGATTGGAGAAACTAGTAGGAGTCCCGGTTATAAATGTTCATATATG GTTTGACAGAAAACTGAAGAACACATATGATCATCTTCTCTTCAGCAG AAGTCCACTTTTGAGTGTATATGCTGACATGTCAGTAACTTGTAAG GAATATTATAACCCAAACCAGTCTATGTTGGAGTTGGTTTTTGCACCTGCTGAAGAATGGGTTTCTCGAAGTGATGAAGACATCATTGCTGCTACGATGTCTGAACTTGCCAAACTGTTCCCTGATGAAATTTGTGCAGACCAGACAAAAGCAAAGATTGTTAAGTACCATGTTGTTAAAACACCCAG GTCGGTTTACAAAACTGTTCCAAATTGTGAACCTTGTCGTCCCATACAACGATCTCCTATAGAAGGTTTCTATTTAGCTGGAGATtacacaaaacaaaaatatttagctTCAATGGAAGGTGCTGTTCTGTCAGGGAAGCTATGTGCACAGGCTATTGTACAG GATTCTGAGCTACTTGCTGCTCGGAGCCAGAAAGCTGTGGCCCAAGCAAGTGTTATTTAA